The window CGTTGGTCTGGAACGTGGCATGAAGATACATCTCATGGGCATTGGTGGAGCTGGTATGAGCGGCCTTGCTCTGTTGTTGAAGGGTATGGGTTGTCATGTTAGCGGCTGTGATGCCGCCAAGACCTCCTATAGTAAGAAGCTGGTTCAAGGGGGAGTGGAGGTTCTGATGGGGCATGACGAAGCCCATGTTGGACGTTTTTTACCCGATCTTCTGGTTTACACCAGCGCCATAGAGGATTCTCACCCGGAAATAGTTGAAGCCAGGCGGGCGGGTGTTGCGGTAGCGAAGAGGGCGGAAGTGTTAAGCGCCATCTTTAACTCAAAGCGAGGTGTTGGTGTGGCGGGAACTCATGGGAAAACCACCACCTCGTCGATGTTGGCTTTGATTGCGGAGCTGCATGGCATTTCCCCTACCGTGGCCATAGGTGGGGAGCTATGTGATATAGGCTGCAATGCCAAGCTAGGTTCCGGAGATGTTATGGTGGCTGAGCTGGACGAGAGCGATGGTAGTTTTGAACTATTTGAGCCGGAAGTGGCAGTGGTTACCAACGTCGATTGGGACCATGTGGATCATTATGGGTCCGTTGATGACGTTTTGGACGCCTTCCTTCGGTTTATAGGCGGGGTAAAGAATGGGGGCACTCTTGTGATATGCGCCGATGACGGGGGTACCCATGAACTGCTTCGGCGCATTGAGTTTGGTAACAAGGACGTTAAGGTCCTAAAGTATGGTTGGGGTACTGCCTGGGATTGGGGGGCCACCAACGTTTGTCACATAGGCGGAGGAGGGGTAGCCGCCGATGTGTATAAAAATGGTGAATTCGTTGGCGAGCTTCGTCTCCGTGTTAGC is drawn from Thermanaerothrix sp. and contains these coding sequences:
- the murC gene encoding UDP-N-acetylmuramate--L-alanine ligase; amino-acid sequence: MPSVGLERGMKIHLMGIGGAGMSGLALLLKGMGCHVSGCDAAKTSYSKKLVQGGVEVLMGHDEAHVGRFLPDLLVYTSAIEDSHPEIVEARRAGVAVAKRAEVLSAIFNSKRGVGVAGTHGKTTTSSMLALIAELHGISPTVAIGGELCDIGCNAKLGSGDVMVAELDESDGSFELFEPEVAVVTNVDWDHVDHYGSVDDVLDAFLRFIGGVKNGGTLVICADDGGTHELLRRIEFGNKDVKVLKYGWGTAWDWGATNVCHIGGGGVAADVYKNGEFVGELRLRVSGEHNVLNALGACAAAEAVGVPFGASARILSSFSGAKRRFQRVGSSGGVDVFDDYGHHPREIQATINAARGAFPGRRLVVVFQPHRYTRTSAMYADFAKVLALADKALVLPIYPADEKPISGVSSSLIVDSFPDGASSPVLCESFDAAVSMLSDFCRQGDVVLTVGAGNVSCLGERIVNALGEAKRLDDKVAVGSR